In the genome of Piliocolobus tephrosceles isolate RC106 chromosome 20, ASM277652v3, whole genome shotgun sequence, the window TTTTAGGAGCTGTCATCGACCTAGACTTCTGGCTGGTCGGATGTGAGGCATGAgggagaggaggggccaggagtgTCTCGCAGAAGAAGGATTGATGATGGCGGTATTGATCGAAATGAAGCCGGAGGAAGGGCAGGTTTGGGGAAAGTGATGAGTCCAGCTATGCCTTGAGGGACAGAAGTCCGTGTCTGGAATCCAGCAGGGGAGTGGAGAGCTGAGGAATGAGATGAGGGGCTGAAGACTGGAAGAGACTACACATGGAGAGAGTTCCAGGAGGGAGAAGTGCGGCCAGATCGATGCTGGAGAAGGAGTTGCAGCCAAAGAGGGAAAGGCAGCCAAGctgcaggtgctggagagagGGGAGGACTGAGGAAGAAGGGGCTCAGGAAAAGGCTGGAAAGGGGTCCAGGGTGGGCAAGGATGTGGATGCTGGTTGGCTTCCACGATGTGCCTCTCGCACGGGCTCTGTCACTCACTCAATAGCCAACTTCTGTCCCCGGGATAGTGATGGGGGCCAAGGGCCCTGCTGCACACTTGGACAGGATGAGCTTGGCCCatattttgtagaatctgcaaaagccCACGTTCTCTCAAAATGTCACAGTGGTAGCTTGGAGCCCCTGGACTCCCCCAATTCCTCCTTAGGCATTCACCCTCCTCCAGGGGGCTCCCCATAATTGGCCTGAATGGTGCCCTTCCCATTCCCCTAACGTGCCCCTCCCATAACTCCTCAAAGTTCAGGATACACCAGGCACTGTGAGTTATAATAAAGTCTGCCTTTATTGATGTGTATCGTGTTTCCTGTCCCGGGCAAGTGGTGAGTTCAGGAAAATGGCCCACAACCTGTCACAGCCTGTACTTCAAGAGACACTCAGCAAGATGATGACGACGAcaatgatgatgacgatgatcatgatgatgatgatggggtgtgtgtgttgtggggggggggtgtgtgtccGGGTATCCACATACTCTGCTCCTCCTCCCTCGTTCACCTCAGATCCACTCAGTCCTCTCTAGGGCGTCTCTTCACCTGATTccctctaccaaaaatttttctAACTCTCTCCTCCCTTTGTCCAAAACCTCCGCATCCTTCAAGGCCTGGCTCAAAGGCCACCTCCATCTCCTCTAAGAAACTTTTCTGACTACTCCACCTTCTCCATGACTCTCTGCCCTTTGTTTCCTAACACCCTCTGTCACTGATTAACCTTTAACTTGTTATGGCTCTGACCCCTTCTCCAGCAGCTTGTGCATTTCATCTCTGTCCCCAGGTCTGAGTCGACCCACCTGTCAGCTCTATGGTATGCCCAGCACAGGGCTGGAAACACAGCCTAGATTCAAGAATATACtggtcagtgtgtgtgtgtgtgtgtgtgtgtgtgtgtgtgtgtgtacacaagaATCTTGAGCCCAGAGAGTGTGTCTGACCTAGGCTTCTAGACACCTCCCTTCCCCAGTCTGGGACCTGAGCAAGTCGAGTCTCGGTGGACAGAGGAGGGGGCCTGCCCTTGCCAGTGCACCCCCACGCCAGTCTTTTGGCTAGGACTCAAAGCGGCTTCGGAGCTGCCTGAACTTGGACTTGTTGTACTTAGTGATGAGGTCCAGTTTGCTGTGACCCAGGGTCAGCCGTTTCTCATCCCTGACCAGGTCACTGTTACCACCGTTGAGATGGCCACCCTTGGGAGCCCCAGGCTCCGGTGCCTGCCTGGCACCTTGCAACTGATGATACTTGGTGATGAGGTCCAGCTTGCTGTGGCCCAGGGTAAGCCGTTTCTCATCCCCAGACCCCACTCCAGTTGTGCGAGCAGGGCTTGGTATTGGAAGACCATTGGGCCCAGGCCCCTCACCCCGGAATGGGCCGAACTTTGTGATGAGGTCCAGCTGGCTGTGTCCCAGGGTCTGCCGCCGCTCACCTGGACCCTGTCTGGCAGGTCTGACTGAGGAGCTGGTTTCAAGGGGCACTCTGGAGCCCTGGGCCTTGGGGTACTGCACCAGGAGGTCTGATTGGCCATGGCTATGGCTTAGGGACATCCTCCTGTCCTCCAGGGCCCGGTCACCAGGTCGGAGGGAGCCTGACTCAGGGGCACCCCCAGTACCCAGGGCTCGGGACAGAAGATCCAGCTGGCTGTTGGCCTGGCTTGGGGACAACCTCCTGTCCTCTGGGGCCTGCTCGCCAGGCCGAAGGGGGCTTGAGTTGGGGGTAACCCCAGAGTCAGAGTCTCTCACTTCTCGGGCTCTGGGGAAGGGGACAAGGAGATCCAGCTGGCCACGGCTCTGACTTGGAGAtgccttcttctccttctcctccactGTCTCCAGGGCTGTGCCAGGTACCCATCGACCCCGCAGGGGGCTGGGCTCTTGGCTTCCTGGGAGCCCATTCTCTGGGAACCGGGACATAGCTGGGACACCCCAGTGGAACTGGAGGAGGGGCCGGGAGCGAGGAAGCAGAGGGGACCCCACTGCCAAGGTCAAGGGGCTGGCACTGTTATGGTTGAGGGCAGGGGAGGACTGGGACCACGGGTATGCCCCTAGCTTGCCCAGGTTGGCCCTACAGAGCCCAGGAGGGGAGCCATGGTTAGGGTCTGACAGTTGGCGATGCAGGGAGGGCTGGCCATGGGCCTCATGGCGGGCAGGACCCAGGGACGAGGACCCCATGCCCATGTCACTGCAATCACCACCTCCTGGTAGAGCGAGGCAGGAGGAGAGACCCGTAAGTGGTGACCGCTTGATGCTACTGAGGCTGGTGCTGGAGGGCGGGGACGATGTGGGGCTTGGGATGCCAGGCCTGAAGGCTAGGGCCACGGGGGGAGGACGCAGTGCCCGGGGAGACAGCAGGTCCTCACCGCTGCAGAAGCCTTCCACAGGCCGCGACTCGGCGTACAGACAGCGGAACTCCCGGTCAAAGTCTTCCACGATGCGGCCCCTGAGCTGCAGCACCATGCTAGTGTGGGCCTGGTTGCAAAGCCAGGTGAAGCTAGGGGCAGAGGGACAGGGGGGTCAGGAGGCAAAGTGCAGGACCCTGGGTGTTGGCAGGAGTCACAGCCAGAGGCGCATACCTGATCCAGCACGCTGGACCCAAACCCCACCACCACGAGGGCTCATAGCAAGAGGCAGAGCTGTGACTCCAGAGTCTGTGCTTGCCCTAGCCCTGCTTAGTGAGCCTGGGCACACGGCTGCCCTCAGGGCCCCAActgccccatctgtaaaatggacttgGGGGAGGTTCCCTGAAGTCACTCCAGTTCCAATGTGCAATAGTCATTTTCTGTGCCAAGAGTATTAAAGTCATCATTCCCCTAGAGTGAGCTCCTCCAGGGCCGACCTGCCCCCAACACCCTCCCCTGAGCCTGGcatgatgcctggcacatggcaggtgctCAGTCTGTGTCCGAAGGGATGGACGAGTGGAGGGAAGCTCAGAGCTGCCAGCCAGTGGTGCAGTCCCAGGCCCCCCTCGCCTCCTCGTGCCTGCTCACCTGTAGCTGCCCGCCACCACCTGCTCACAGTCGATGAGGACGAACTTCTCCAGGGCCTGCCCCGTGAAGCGGCGGCCAGCCTTGCTGCAATATGTGTCCCCACACGTGCTCCGCACACGCATGTTCTAGGTGTAAGTAGGTTGGGGGTGACCTTGAGAGAGTAAGGCTCAAGCCATGTCTCTGCCCCATGGGGTCTCCAACCCCAGACAGCTAAGGGAACCTACCCCCAACTCccactgccccccccccccccccccgagcgGCCAggggacccccccccccccccccccccccccccccccccagtgcTGAGTGGCCACCCACTGGCTCCCCCGCCCTCCCTGACTCCCCATCCGCACCCCTGGTTACTGCCCCTGGTCCTCACTGACCGGCAGGTGCCCCCCATTGAGGTCCATCTTGTAACACATCTCCAGGAAGTGCCTCAGGTGCTCCTGGGCCAGGAGCAGGTACACAGGGACACCACGCCGGCTCGAGGCCTCCATGAGGTCACACAGAAGCTCCATGTCAGTGAATATGTCCATCACCACAGCCACTACCTGGGCAGGGGGAAGCGCATGAAAGCTCAGCGCTGCCCAGGGCACTCCCCGCATCCAGCCAAGCCTGGGGCAGGAACCCGGGCCCCAGGAAAAGAGCACTGGACTGAAAATCAGGAGGCCAGAGCCTTCAAGAGCAAGTGAACAGGAAGGGTTCTTAGCAGTGACCTAGCCCAGGGCTTCTTAACTTGGGCACAGGGAGATTtgactgtcttcttttttttaagagtcagtgtctgtctcactctgtcacccaggctggagtgcagtggcattatcatagctCTCTCCTGCCtagaactcccaggctcaagcaatcctcccaactcagcctcccaagtagctggtattataggcatgtgccactatgcctggctaatttttttttttttttttttttttttttgagacagcgtctcactctgttgcccaggtttgagtgcagtggtgcaactctgcagaggctcactgcaacctctgccttctgggttcaagtgattctcatgccttagcctctcaagtagctggaatttcaggcacttgccaccatgcccagctaattttctgtatttttagtagagacggggtttcactatgttggccagcctggtctcgaactcctgacctcaggtgatctgcccgcctcagcctcccaaagtgctgtaattacaggcatgagccactgtgcctgtccctggctaattttttttttgagacggagtctcgcactgtcacctgtgcagtggcacgatctcggctcctgggttcaagtgattctcctgcctcagccttccaagtagctgggattacaggtgcctgccaccacgcccagctaattttttgtatttttagtagagaggggttttcatgatgttggccaggctgatctcaaactcctgaccttgtgatccgcccgccttggccacccaaagtgctggaattacaggcatgagccaccgcgcctggccgctaatttttttttttattccaattttttgtagagatgtgggtctcactatgttgcccaagctagtcttgaactcctggcctcaaacagtcctcccacctcagcctcccaaagcactgggattacagtaaAATCCCAGCCCAGATTTGACTGTCTTGAACCGCTAGCTGTTTGAAAGCATTTGTGTGCACCTTTAGGTTCACCGAGTGTTTATCTGTCATCGGATTCTCAAAGATGACTGTGGATTGACTGTGCTAGTCCAACACCCCCTCTGCACTGAGCCCCAGATGGGATAGCAGTGACAAGCAGAACCCAGGCCCCAATTTCCAGGCAAGTTCCTTGCACTCCTCCCACTAACTCCAGCCCAGCTCTGCGCCAGGGACTGTCTGTCTGAGGCTCTCTTCTCCAGGGTCAGAGCTACAAGCCACTTACTGGGGTCTTCACTGCCCTTTCccagccctgcctcagtttccctgtgaaGCCACAGAGGTCTGGTGTGACCCCTTACACTGCAGACTCCCTTATTTGCACCCATGCCAAATGGATCCAAGTTTTCTGCTCAGttgagggctgggctggggcttgTGCCTCCATCCCATATAAAGGGCTGCCTCAAAGAGGCCCCTGAAACCCTCCTGGCacctcccagcccccagctgGCCTTTCTTCCCATGGCATATATCTGCTGTGAGAATCTC includes:
- the FAM83C gene encoding protein FAM83C; the encoded protein is MLGSPGPGSLGAQGMAGPLRGRVEELKRPWWRESSPLVLRHSEAARLAADALLERGEAAYLRVISEERELPFLSALDVDYMTSHVRGGPELSEAQGQEASGPDRLSLLSEVTSGTYFPMASDIDPPDLDLGWPEVPQATGFSPTQAVVHFQRDKAKNIKDLLRFLFSQARTVVAVVMDIFTDMELLCDLMEASSRRGVPVYLLLAQEHLRHFLEMCYKMDLNGGHLPNMRVRSTCGDTYCSKAGRRFTGQALEKFVLIDCEQVVAGSYSFTWLCNQAHTSMVLQLRGRIVEDFDREFRCLYAESRPVEGFCSGEDLLSPRALRPPPVALAFRPGIPSPTSSPPSSTSLSSIKRSPLTGLSSCLALPGGGDCSDMGMGSSSLGPARHEAHGQPSLHRQLSDPNHGSPPGLCRANLGKLGAYPWSQSSPALNHNSASPLTLAVGSPLLPRSRPLLQFHWGVPAMSRFPENGLPGSQEPSPLRGRWVPGTALETVEEKEKKASPSQSRGQLDLLVPFPRAREVRDSDSGVTPNSSPLRPGEQAPEDRRLSPSQANSQLDLLSRALGTGGAPESGSLRPGDRALEDRRMSLSHSHGQSDLLVQYPKAQGSRVPLETSSSVRPARQGPGERRQTLGHSQLDLITKFGPFRGEGPGPNGLPIPSPARTTGVGSGDEKRLTLGHSKLDLITKYHQLQGARQAPEPGAPKGGHLNGGNSDLVRDEKRLTLGHSKLDLITKYNKSKFRQLRSRFES